Proteins from a genomic interval of Prevotella sp. E13-27:
- a CDS encoding IS4 family transposase produces the protein MNAGNTVFSQLMSLIPDYELRKCIDRYRGDFHARRFTCRDQFLVMSYAQLTSSASLRSIEAQLTAFNSKLYHAGLKVMPKSTLADMNEKKDWRIYQDYAMVLVERAKVLYKDEYYRLGIDNMVYAFDSSTINLCLHLCPWAKFHHDKGAFKMHTLIDVKNNIPNFIMLTPGNVHDTQAMDSLPVEAGAYYLMDKGYVDFDRLFRLFQQQKAYFVTRAKDNMKYSVFEAREVDRQTGVISDESISLTGLFTAKKYPDLLRLVVYEDFAQNVVYRFLTNDFTLEAITIAELYRERWTIETFFKWIKQHLHIKTFYGTSQNAVFTQIWIAICDYLLLIIALKMYHIEQNLYIFSNVIGQVLFERTPLNELFDKPIINQNPEDDRQLSLW, from the coding sequence ATGAATGCCGGAAATACTGTATTCTCGCAACTGATGTCTCTCATCCCTGACTACGAGCTCAGGAAATGTATTGACAGATATAGAGGGGATTTTCATGCAAGACGATTCACTTGCCGTGACCAGTTCCTTGTCATGAGTTATGCTCAGCTGACCAGCAGCGCAAGCCTTCGTAGCATAGAGGCTCAGTTGACTGCTTTCAACTCCAAGTTGTATCATGCCGGTCTGAAGGTGATGCCCAAGTCCACTCTCGCCGACATGAACGAGAAGAAGGACTGGCGTATCTATCAGGACTACGCAATGGTACTTGTCGAGAGGGCTAAAGTCCTGTATAAAGATGAATACTATCGGTTGGGAATTGACAATATGGTGTATGCCTTTGACAGCAGTACCATCAACCTGTGTCTGCATCTCTGTCCATGGGCGAAGTTCCATCATGACAAAGGTGCTTTCAAGATGCACACTTTGATTGATGTAAAGAACAACATACCCAACTTCATCATGCTTACTCCTGGCAATGTGCATGATACTCAGGCTATGGACAGCTTGCCTGTAGAAGCAGGGGCTTACTATCTGATGGATAAAGGCTATGTGGACTTTGACCGTCTGTTCCGTCTCTTCCAACAGCAGAAGGCTTACTTTGTAACCAGAGCAAAGGACAACATGAAATATTCCGTATTCGAGGCAAGAGAGGTTGACAGGCAGACTGGCGTCATCTCTGACGAGTCCATCAGTCTTACTGGTCTCTTTACAGCCAAGAAGTACCCTGATTTGTTGCGTCTGGTCGTCTATGAGGACTTTGCGCAGAACGTAGTGTATCGATTCCTGACGAATGACTTCACCCTTGAAGCAATTACCATTGCGGAACTGTACCGAGAGCGCTGGACTATCGAAACGTTCTTCAAATGGATCAAGCAGCACCTGCACATCAAGACGTTCTATGGGACGTCCCAAAACGCAGTCTTCACACAGATATGGATTGCCATCTGTGACTACCTGCTGCTTATTATTGCTCTGAAGATGTATCATATCGAACAAAATCTTTACATATTCTCTAATGTCATCGGCCAAGTTCTCTTTGAGAGGACTCCGCTGAATGAACTTTTTGACAAACCAATTATTAATCAAAATCCGGAAGATGACCGCCAACTTTCGCTTTGGTGA
- a CDS encoding DUF4199 domain-containing protein has translation MTADEYIQLKAFARLDGVWLALLWTFCFASYLLGMENALMGWMAMLLLVWVPFFVAKRVRLFRDNARDGAISFLRGWGYVALMFFYASVLFAIVQYAYFAYIDQGYFVSMMQKAVNAPEMASQMAQYEGMKEMLDEALQEYAQTRPIDLAINFLTMNLMIGFLLGMPIAAVVRRSEAVNNVDKK, from the coding sequence ATGACAGCTGATGAGTATATACAACTGAAGGCTTTCGCACGTCTTGACGGCGTGTGGCTGGCGTTGTTGTGGACTTTTTGCTTTGCCAGCTACCTGCTGGGAATGGAGAATGCGCTGATGGGGTGGATGGCTATGCTTCTGCTGGTATGGGTGCCTTTCTTCGTGGCAAAGAGGGTGAGACTGTTTCGTGACAATGCGCGCGATGGGGCGATATCGTTCCTGAGAGGGTGGGGCTATGTGGCACTGATGTTCTTCTATGCCAGCGTGCTCTTCGCCATAGTGCAGTATGCCTATTTCGCATATATAGACCAGGGATATTTCGTTTCGATGATGCAGAAGGCTGTCAACGCGCCTGAGATGGCGAGTCAGATGGCGCAGTATGAGGGAATGAAGGAGATGCTGGACGAGGCGCTGCAGGAGTATGCACAGACGCGTCCCATTGACCTTGCCATAAACTTCCTCACGATGAACCTGATGATAGGTTTCCTGCTAGGAATGCCAATTGCTGCTGTGGTGAGGCGCAGCGAGGCTGTGAATAATGTGGATAAAAAATAA
- a CDS encoding YfjI family protein translates to MGRLIALNHRRNKEQNRAFIMECPLPDYDALTREERLVNLAKRISDATNDEEQRRLKGYLPFRCPHYTKFKENYRDREHIDPESFTWQTCVDIDDPALVEHANMMSEKLDVQIGGEWQGMMLHKDYSARRKLHIDIRLPMGMTVPEAQRAYCKALSTDSMTIVADTSCFTPERFIYITPADYEIYRADGWYEQLSEEEIAMRRKAYTDRGLSIDGRTEDGSYFDPGDDTPTPSPVAPTIIPLAPAENAVVNERKYPQDFKGVTYTDIIREYWRRTGGEPSEGERNKRLHQLAANLRAITDNNEEWLLEVMPRYGLSAQEMRGIIHSACKEPTKGSRLIDQIVESEELRMKNEEFLAEQASKGRAATAIDESDDGSAEANSKLYTLRSKLPIGLKESLVGVPVAMHMPVLCSLMPLAAAYADQVEVRYCDGEMQKLGMMSIIYGEQASGKSVCKHAVNIWKRQLDDEDALARKREDEWKERKKSRKANEKAPEDPKVLIRVVPVTVSCSTLLKRLKNANGHTLFSFGEELDTLRKTNGAGSWSSKYDIYRLAFDPIDSEWGQDYNSDQAESGVVKVAYNWSMLGTSGAVRKCFKSDNVENGLSSRILLAEMPDTSFAKMPRYGRRTMDDESKIQEAVTRLRSYSGYVDTPRLRKAIDQWVEEQRVVALKDIDHVKDTYRRRAAVIGFRCGVIFHLLTGRVKESNACLEFATMMADYCLNQQIKVFGASLQNQYVDAQQECQRYGANNSIFDQLPPTFTADDLAALKPGNVPRNSIIKIISRWNRDGWVVKVDTKRWSKTKSDNDKMTS, encoded by the coding sequence ATGGGAAGATTAATAGCACTCAATCACCGTAGAAACAAGGAGCAGAACAGGGCATTCATCATGGAATGCCCGCTACCTGACTACGATGCCTTGACACGTGAGGAGCGTCTCGTCAACCTGGCCAAGCGCATCAGCGATGCCACCAACGATGAGGAGCAGCGCCGACTGAAAGGCTATCTGCCATTCCGCTGTCCTCACTACACGAAGTTCAAAGAGAACTATCGCGACCGCGAACATATAGATCCTGAGAGTTTCACTTGGCAGACATGTGTGGATATTGATGACCCTGCGTTGGTGGAGCACGCCAACATGATGTCTGAGAAGCTGGACGTGCAGATTGGCGGTGAGTGGCAGGGCATGATGCTACATAAGGACTATTCGGCTCGCCGAAAGTTGCACATCGATATTCGTCTGCCGATGGGTATGACGGTGCCTGAGGCGCAACGTGCCTATTGCAAGGCGCTGAGTACGGACAGCATGACTATCGTGGCCGACACATCATGCTTTACGCCTGAGAGGTTCATCTATATTACCCCTGCCGACTATGAGATTTATCGTGCTGACGGGTGGTATGAGCAGCTTTCTGAAGAAGAGATTGCTATGCGTAGGAAGGCTTATACGGATAGAGGTTTGAGCATTGACGGGCGTACCGAGGATGGTTCATATTTTGACCCAGGCGATGACACACCGACACCTTCGCCTGTGGCACCAACTATTATTCCGTTGGCTCCTGCCGAGAATGCTGTGGTCAATGAAAGGAAGTATCCGCAGGACTTCAAAGGGGTGACCTATACCGACATTATCCGCGAGTACTGGCGCAGGACAGGCGGCGAACCCAGCGAGGGTGAACGCAACAAGCGCCTGCATCAGTTGGCGGCTAATCTGAGGGCTATCACCGACAATAACGAGGAGTGGCTGCTGGAGGTGATGCCTCGATACGGATTGTCTGCTCAGGAAATGAGAGGCATTATCCACTCAGCCTGCAAAGAGCCAACGAAAGGCTCGCGACTGATAGATCAGATTGTTGAGAGTGAAGAGTTAAGAATGAAGAATGAAGAATTTCTTGCCGAGCAAGCGTCCAAAGGCCGAGCGGCTACCGCCATTGATGAATCCGATGATGGGAGCGCGGAAGCAAACTCTAAACTCTACACTCTCCGTTCTAAACTTCCGATAGGATTAAAAGAGAGTCTTGTGGGTGTGCCCGTGGCAATGCACATGCCTGTGCTGTGTTCGTTGATGCCGTTGGCGGCTGCATATGCCGACCAGGTGGAGGTGCGCTATTGCGACGGCGAGATGCAGAAGTTGGGTATGATGTCGATTATCTACGGCGAACAGGCATCAGGTAAGTCGGTCTGTAAACATGCCGTTAACATCTGGAAACGTCAGTTGGACGATGAGGATGCCTTGGCTCGTAAGCGTGAAGACGAGTGGAAGGAGCGCAAGAAGAGTCGCAAGGCCAACGAGAAGGCTCCTGAAGACCCGAAGGTGCTGATTCGTGTGGTGCCAGTGACGGTGAGCTGTTCTACGCTGTTGAAGCGACTGAAGAATGCCAACGGTCATACACTCTTCTCGTTTGGCGAGGAGCTGGACACGCTGCGCAAGACTAATGGTGCTGGCTCGTGGTCGTCGAAATACGACATCTATCGCCTGGCATTTGACCCTATAGACTCTGAATGGGGGCAGGACTACAATAGCGACCAGGCTGAGTCGGGAGTGGTAAAAGTGGCGTATAACTGGTCGATGCTGGGTACCAGTGGGGCTGTCAGAAAGTGCTTTAAGTCAGACAACGTAGAAAATGGTCTTTCCAGCCGTATCCTGCTGGCTGAGATGCCCGACACCTCGTTTGCCAAGATGCCTCGCTATGGACGTCGTACGATGGACGATGAATCGAAGATTCAGGAGGCCGTCACCAGATTGCGCTCGTACAGCGGCTATGTGGACACACCACGTCTCCGTAAGGCCATCGACCAATGGGTGGAAGAGCAGCGCGTAGTGGCTTTGAAAGACATTGACCACGTAAAGGATACCTATCGCCGTCGTGCCGCTGTCATCGGCTTTCGCTGTGGGGTTATCTTCCACCTGCTGACGGGTCGCGTGAAGGAAAGCAACGCTTGCTTGGAATTTGCCACCATGATGGCCGACTACTGCCTGAATCAGCAAATCAAGGTGTTTGGCGCCAGCCTGCAAAATCAGTATGTGGATGCCCAGCAAGAGTGTCAGCGCTATGGTGCCAACAACAGCATCTTCGACCAACTGCCGCCTACGTTTACGGCTGATGATTTGGCAGCGCTGAAGCCTGGCAACGTACCACGAAACTCCATCATCAAGATTATCTCGCGTTGGAACCGCGACGGCTGGGTGGTGAAAGTGGACACGAAGCGCTGGAGTAAAACAAAAAGTGACAATGACAAAATGACATCGTGA
- a CDS encoding BsaWI family type II restriction enzyme codes for MVKELASLALYGTGVEIILQRDLNTLIKANELANEPRDISWLKEQIKANIFDLYGILTIEDKKYCFGCVQAKTSIRDRVTRDREPSIHAMQSFFWSVALLSG; via the coding sequence ATGGTCAAGGAACTTGCATCGCTTGCTTTGTATGGCACTGGGGTTGAAATCATCTTGCAGCGTGACTTGAACACGCTCATTAAAGCTAACGAGCTGGCTAATGAGCCGCGTGATATCAGTTGGCTTAAGGAGCAGATAAAAGCCAACATCTTTGATTTGTATGGCATACTCACAATAGAGGATAAAAAGTACTGTTTCGGCTGTGTACAGGCTAAGACAAGTATCCGTGACCGTGTAACACGCGACCGTGAGCCTTCTATTCATGCCATGCAGTCATTCTTTTGGAGTGTAGCACTACTGTCCGGTTAA
- a CDS encoding ATP-binding protein, translating into MLYRKITSYIEDYLKSDNDKILILEGARQIGKSFSIREVGTRLYPNFVEINFVEDDEGEQLFKNIHKKEDFYLTLSMVAGDKLNIRDDTLVFLDEIQHYPQYLTMLKFLREDNRYRYIASGSLLGITLKDTTSIPVGSITIKDMFQLDFEEFLIANGFGTEAIDMLRKAYDNRQSLSEEHHNHVLDLFRRYLLVGGLPDAVNTYLETHNIVRVREVQDGIRSLYASDASKYEKEHNKKLLIRRIYEMIPSQMENKKKRVVAQNIRDKKGDRFDQYKEEFEYMMSSGISLAVNAISNPHFPLSESLQKNLLKLYLNDVGLLTGILYRNNIRPILDDVRSINLGSVYENVVAQELRAHGHKLYYYDNRKQGEVDYLVDNHTTMSAHPIEVKSGKDYTEHSALNNLLKNPEYNVLAATVVSNERKVYQEGKITYMPVYFVMFMEADAPQTDEEAYIF; encoded by the coding sequence ATGCTGTACAGAAAGATTACATCGTACATCGAGGACTATCTGAAGTCCGATAATGACAAGATTCTGATACTGGAGGGAGCCCGCCAGATAGGTAAGTCGTTCAGTATTCGTGAGGTGGGTACACGTCTGTACCCGAACTTCGTGGAAATCAACTTCGTGGAGGATGACGAGGGCGAGCAATTGTTCAAGAACATCCATAAAAAGGAAGACTTCTACCTGACTCTCAGTATGGTCGCTGGTGACAAACTTAATATTCGCGATGATACGCTGGTTTTCCTCGACGAGATTCAGCACTACCCTCAGTACCTCACTATGCTGAAGTTCCTGCGCGAGGATAACCGCTATCGTTATATAGCCAGTGGTAGTCTGTTGGGTATCACCCTGAAAGACACCACCTCCATCCCTGTAGGCAGTATCACCATCAAAGACATGTTCCAACTCGATTTTGAGGAGTTCCTGATTGCCAATGGTTTCGGCACTGAGGCTATTGACATGCTGCGCAAGGCATACGATAACCGCCAGAGTCTTTCGGAAGAGCATCACAACCATGTGCTCGACCTGTTCCGTCGCTATCTGCTGGTGGGTGGATTGCCCGATGCCGTCAATACTTACCTCGAAACGCATAACATTGTGAGGGTGCGCGAGGTGCAGGATGGCATCCGTAGCCTTTATGCCAGTGACGCTTCCAAGTATGAGAAAGAGCACAACAAGAAGTTGCTCATACGCCGTATCTACGAGATGATCCCCTCGCAGATGGAAAACAAGAAGAAGCGTGTGGTGGCTCAAAACATTCGTGACAAGAAGGGCGACCGTTTCGACCAGTACAAGGAAGAGTTCGAGTACATGATGTCATCAGGTATTTCCTTGGCAGTCAACGCCATATCCAATCCTCATTTCCCGTTGAGTGAGTCACTCCAAAAGAATCTATTGAAGCTCTATCTGAACGATGTGGGCCTCCTTACTGGCATACTCTATCGAAACAACATCCGTCCCATTCTCGACGATGTTCGCAGTATCAATCTCGGTTCTGTCTATGAGAATGTGGTAGCTCAGGAACTTCGAGCACATGGTCATAAGCTCTACTATTACGACAACCGCAAGCAGGGCGAGGTTGACTATCTGGTTGACAACCACACCACAATGAGCGCCCACCCGATAGAGGTTAAGTCGGGTAAGGACTACACAGAGCATAGTGCCCTCAACAATCTGCTGAAGAATCCTGAGTACAATGTCCTTGCGGCCACTGTTGTTTCCAACGAGCGTAAGGTCTATCAAGAAGGCAAGATTACATATATGCCCGTCTATTTCGTTATGTTTATGGAAGCCGATGCACCTCAGACTGATGAAGAAGCATATATTTTTTAG
- a CDS encoding DUF5675 family protein: MELVLTRIAKRKTYTIGRLAIIKEVSEEYKTYEEEEYFCDTLEPTWRNYKHGGRKIKGCSAIPEGRYAVVISYSPKFEQWLPILLGVPNFSGIRIHAGNASADTEGCILVGKNKIVGQLVDSRIWLHRLKKKIVEAKDRGEAVWITVK, from the coding sequence ATGGAATTAGTATTAACTAGAATAGCAAAGCGCAAGACCTACACGATAGGCAGGCTTGCCATCATCAAAGAGGTGAGCGAGGAATACAAAACCTACGAAGAGGAGGAGTATTTCTGCGACACGCTGGAACCCACGTGGCGCAACTACAAGCACGGCGGTCGCAAAATAAAGGGCTGCTCTGCCATACCCGAAGGGCGTTACGCAGTGGTCATCTCTTATTCGCCAAAGTTTGAGCAGTGGTTGCCCATTCTGCTGGGAGTGCCCAACTTCAGTGGCATACGCATCCACGCAGGCAACGCCTCTGCCGACACCGAGGGCTGCATCCTCGTTGGCAAGAATAAGATTGTGGGTCAGCTGGTAGATTCGCGCATCTGGCTACACCGTCTGAAAAAGAAAATCGTAGAGGCCAAAGACCGCGGCGAGGCTGTATGGATTACAGTGAAGTAA